In Alosa alosa isolate M-15738 ecotype Scorff River chromosome 23, AALO_Geno_1.1, whole genome shotgun sequence, a single window of DNA contains:
- the LOC125288909 gene encoding histidine ammonia-lyase-like — MLRVSVRVSGEWVVMMSGDPSLTLRHVSQNAIARCTHPHPPIGGAVQPRFQVRRCTDGAPLNQDEPIANVIHHGDFVDLVMDGDCWPQPTGPVFTSAQTEWKEPTEYIALDGESLTTDDLVRLGKGLLKIKLTDEAVVKVDHARAVIDLIIKENRVVYGVNTGFGRFARTIISNDQLKQLQDNLIRSHSAGVGAPLTPERTRMLLALRINVLAKGYSGVSMETLQGIVAAFNASCLSWVPEKGTVGACGDLAPLAHPSRSWEGHGPAGTQMISISLGSGGVGESTGHRRLKADIVAALTLEVLQGHGLTPIKLKPKEGIALINGTQMISSLGSEALERAQAIARQADIVAALTLESLKGTNKAYDKDLHAAKPQPGQMEVAFRMRSVLPSTLHPSEITGGAYDQVQDAYTLRCCPQVHGIANDTIAFVKKILTTELNSATDNPLVFAERGITISGGNFHGEYPAKALDYLAIGVHELACISERRIERLCNPSLSELPAFLVNEGGLNSGFMIAHCTAAALVSENKGLCHPASVDSLSTSAATEDHVSMGGWAARKALRVVEHVEQVLAIELLAACQALEFRLPLKTTPPLEEVRKLVRSVVRPWDKDRAMSPDIEAAHKLLLEEKVWEAVRPYMEKYEQMERQQ, encoded by the exons ATGTTAAGGGTCAGTGTTCGCGTGAGCGGTGAGTGGGTGGTGATGATGTCTGGTGACCCCTCCCTCACCTTACGGCACGTGAGCCAGAATGCCATCGCCCGCTGCACCCATCCTCATCCACCCATAGGTGGCGCCGTCCAGCCCCGTTTCCAGGTCAGGCGGTGTACAGACGGAGCCCCACTGAACCAGGACGAGCCAATCGCAAATGTGATTCACCACGGCGACTTTGTTGACCTTG TGATGGACGGGGACTGCTGGCCACAGCCAACTGGTCCTGTGTTTACCAG TGCACAAACAGAATGGAAGGAACCAACGGAG TACATCGCTCTGGATGGAGAGAGTCTCACCACTGATGACCTGGTCAGATTGGGAAAAGGCCTCTTAAAGATTAAG CTCACAGATGAGGCTGTAGTGAAAGTGGATCATGCCAGGGCTGTAATTGACTTGATCATCAAGGAGAATAGAG TTGTGTATGGAGTGAACACAGGCTTTGGGAGGTTTGCACGGACCATCATCTCAAATGATCAACTCAA GCAACTTCAAGATAACTTGATCCGCTCTCACAGTGCTG gtgTTGGTGCCCCTCTGACTCCTGAAAGGACTCGCATGCTTCTCGCTCTCAGAATCAACGTACTGGCCAAAGGCTACAGTGGCGTTTCCATGGAAACTCTTCAGGGCATTGTAGCTGCCTTCAATG cgtcgTGCCTGTCCTGGGTACCTGAGAAGGGTACAGTGGGGGCGTGTGGGGATCTGGCTCCTCTTGCCCACCCCTCCCGCAGCTGGGAGGGCCATGGCCCGGCTG GGACTCAGatgatctccatctctctgggtTCAGGAGGCGTTGGAGAGAGCACAGGCCATCGTCGCCTCAAAGCTGACATTGTGGCTGCCCTCACCCTGGAA GTTCTGCAAGGCCATGGCCTAACTCCAATCAAGCTAAAGCCAAAAGAG GGTATAGCTCTGATCAACGGGACTCAGATGATCTCATCTCTGGGTTCGGAGGCGTTGGAGAGAGCACAGGCCATCGCACGTCAAGCTGACATTGTGGCTGCCCTCACCCTGGAGTCGCTCAAAGGGACCAACAAAGCCTATGACAAGG ATCTCCACGCTGCGAAGCCTCAGCCCGGTCAGATGGAGGTGGCCTTCCGTATGCGTTCTGTACTGCCCTCCACCCTTCACCCTTCTGAGATCAcag GGGGCGCATATGATCAGGTTCAGGATGCTTACACATTACGCTGCTGTCCTCAG GTGCATGGGATTGCAAATGACACCATTGCCTTCGTGAAGAAGATCCTGACCACTGAGCTCAACAGTGCTACAGACAACCCG CTGGTGTTTGCTGAGAGAGGAATTACTATCTCTGGAGGAAACTTTCATGGAGAATACCCAGCGAAG gcccTGGATTACCTGGCTATAGGTGTGCATGAGTTGGCCTGCATCAGTGAGCGCCGCATTGAGAGACTGTGCAACCCCTCcctcagtgagctgcctgcattcCTGGTTAATGAGGGCGGCCTCAACTCTGGATTCATGATCGCGCACTGTACCGCCGCAgctctag tgtccgAGAATAAGGGGCTGTGTCACCCCGCCTCAGTGGACTCTCTGTCCACCAGTGCAGCTACTGAGGACCACGTCTCCATGGGGGGGTGGGCCGCACGCAAGGCCCTCAGGGTGGTGGAGCACGTGGAGCAGG TGTTGGCCATTGAGCTGTTAGCTGCCTGCCAGGCCCTGGAGTTCCGCCTCCCTCTGAAGACCACACCCCCCTTGGAGGAGGTGCGCAAGCTGGTCCGCTCTGTGGTCAG GCCTTGGGACAAGGATCGTGCCATGAGCCCTGACATCGAGGCCGCACACAAGCTGCTGCTGGAGGAAAAG GTGTGGGAGGCGGTAAGGCCTTACATGGAGAAGTACGAGCAGATGGAACGCCAGCAGTGA